A genomic stretch from Triplophysa dalaica isolate WHDGS20190420 chromosome 4, ASM1584641v1, whole genome shotgun sequence includes:
- the nup88 gene encoding nucleoporin 88, with protein sequence MASPAGERWRDALKKHDIFKGLQERLYLEPQGTSKRIDKNLSFCLNSDLFIWDSVKSVFYTTNLRHLNTELDINTSRYQTLLCINPPLFEVCQVLISPTQYHVALIGQRGATVLELPQRWGKKSEFEGGRLEINCKTIPVAERFFTSAASVTLRQAAWYPSETEEPHLVLLTSDNTVRFYNLREPQSPAKVLHVSQLDEDSSIHTRGRSYAASLGETAVAFDFGPLADSPRHLHMKQDLLVYPLYILYGNGETYLSYISLTHGNLGKPLGPLSMYPVAEDNYGYYACAVLCLPCVPNILVIATETGTLYHCVVLEAEDDEEGRAVERWSRGSETVPSLYVFECVELELTLKLAAAGEEEEEPPESDFTCPIRLHRDPLCQHRYHCTHEAGVHSVGLTWFKKLQMFLESDEEDKDSLQELAAEQRCIVENILCTKPLAYSSPAPIRGFWIVSDLSLGATMMCVMNNYECLLLPLLSSIRPPSPPLLCSHPGVGSGSSPLRGLAEDSFEQHIRNILARNSTNPLVLRAGDKDSSPPPPECLQLLSRATQVFREEYILKLGLAHEEVQRRVKLLNGQKKKQLDDLALYSEERKSLRETAERLADKCEDAKYRQEAIMNRVKQVLGSLRSQLPVLSDSEKDMRKELQTIHDQIRHLDNGIKQVNMKMEYQNKQMSTGASPARSNLTLNAHQRKCVQGILKDQGEHIAGMMKQIKDIKNHFSF encoded by the exons atggcgTCGCCTGCGGGAGAGCGATGGAGAGACGCGCTTAAAAAGCATGATATCTTCAAGGGATTACAAGAGAGGCTTTATTTAGAGCCTCAAGGCACTAGCAAAAGAATAGACAAGAATCTTTCGTTCTGTCTGAATAGTGATCTGTTTATTTGGGATAGTGTTAAGAGTGTGTTTTACACCACAAACCTGCGACATCTGAACACCGAGTTAGATATAAATACGTCCAGATATCAG ACTCTGCTTTGCATCAATCCGCCGTTGTTTGAAGTGTGTCAGGTGTTGATCAGTCCCACGCAGTATCATGTGGCTCTCATTGGCCAGCGTGGAGCGACTGTACTGGAGTTGCCACAGCGCTGGGGCAAAAAGTCAGAGTTTGAGGGGGGACGCTTGGAGATCAACTGCAA gacAATTCCTGTGGCTGAAAGGTTCTTTACCAGTGCCGCCTCTGTGACGCTCCGACAGGCCGCTTGGTATCCCAGTGAAACTGAGGAGCCTCATCTAGTTTTGCTGACCTCAGACAACACAGTCAG GTTTTATAATCTTAGGGAGCCACAGTCCCCTGCAAAAGTTTTGCATGTTTCTCAGTTAGATGAGGACAGCAGTATCCATACAAGAGG GCGTTCTTATGCAGCATCTCTGGGTGAAACTGCTGTAGCATTTGACTTTGGACCGCTGGCTGATTCTCCACGTCATCTGCACATGAAGCAAGACCTGTTGGTTTACCCACTCTACATTTTGTACGGAAATGGAGAGACGTATCTAAGctatatctctctcacacacgg TAATCTGGGGAAGCCGCTGGGCCCTTTATCCATGTACCCAGTGGCAGAAGATAACTACGGCTATTACGCGTGTGCTGTTCTCTGCCTGCCCTGTGTGCCAAACATCCTGGTTATTGCCACTGAAACAGGAACGCTGTACCACTGTGTGGTGCTGGAAGCTGAGGATGATGAGGAGGGCCGT GCTGTAGAGAGGTGGTCCAGAGGCTCAGAAACAGTCCCATCCCTCtatgtgtttgagtgtgtggaGCTGGAGCTGACGCTCAAACTGGCCGCTGCtggggaggaagaggaggagccgCCAGAGTCAGACTTCACCTGTCCAATCAGATTGCACCGAG ATCCTCTGTGCCAGCACAGGTACCACTGCACCCATGAAGCCGGCGTGCACAGTGTTGGACTCACCTGGTTCAAAAAACTGCAGATGTTTCTAGAGTCTG ACGAGGAGGATAAAGACAGTCTGCAGGAGCTGGCAGCAGAACAGCGCTGCATAGTGGAGAATATCCTGTGCACTAAACCTCTCGCTTACAG TTCACCGGCTCCTATCCGTGGGTTTTGGATCGTGTCGGATCTGTCCCTAGGGGCCACCATGATGTGTGTCATGAATAACTACGAGTGTCTTTTACTCCCTCTGCT AAGTTCTATTCGTCCCCCCTCTCCTCCTTTGCTGTGTTCTCATCCGGGGGTGGGGTCAGGCAGCTCTCCTCTACGTGGATTGGCCGAAGACTCCTTTGAGCAGCATATTCGCAACATCTTGGCGCGTAATTCAACCAACCCTTTAGTGCTGAG agcTGGGGATAAGGACTCTTCACCCCCTCCTCCAGAGTGTCTGCAGCTGTTGAGCAGAGCCACACAAGTGTTCAGAGAGGAATACATCCTAAAACTGGGCCTGGCACATGAGGAGGTGCAGAGAAG GGTGAAGCTCTTGAACGGACAGAAGAAGAAACAGTTGGATGATCTGGCTCTTTATAGCGAGGAGAG gaAAAGTCTGCGGGAGACTGCAGAGCGACTTGCAGACAAATGCGAAGATGCCAAGTACCGCCAGGAAGCTATAATGAACAG AGTAAAACAGGTTTTAGGAAGTCTGCGCAGTCAACTTCCTGTGCTGTCAGACAGCGAGAAGGACATGAGGAAGGAACTCCAAACCATTCACGATCAAATCCGTCACCTAGACAACGGAATTAAACAG GTCAACATGAAAATGGAATACCAGAACAAGCAGATGAGCACCGGAGCTTCTCCTGCTCGCTCCAACCTCACACTCAACGCCCACCAGAGAAAGTGTGTCCAGGGGATTCTCAAAGATCA GGGAGAACACATCGCTGGCATGATGAAGCAGATCAAGGAcatcaaaaatcattttagtttCTGA
- the vps37d gene encoding vacuolar protein sorting-associated protein 37D, which translates to MAGKRNCLVRISGTGMSQKRDVNSYPDGYRVLNTSELRELLQDEDKMNQIVRLSEKFQEQQLDRETLLATNRSLAEETLSRRPHLQNGKLQLATKYKELAKLTTVCREKQSQLEAFTERHSPHTAHNLLQEEVTRAEEQSEELLERFMEGHVPLEEFLDSFQSHRKTYHIRRAQAEKLQELRRPNRKQTKQVEEHRREEEKKESCTNGISAHAPPRVFQLRYGLTPAILLPLSSTSSVLSPLDSRSGQSRASGPAVSHSCPGQPVGLRVIGQLPGWPVRPVRLQQLYRPSTHQPEPPCR; encoded by the exons ATGGCAGGTAAACGGAATTGTTTAGTGCGGATCTCGGGGACTGGAATGTCCCAGAAAAGGGACGTGAACTCTTACCCAGATGGGTACAGGGTCCTCAATACAAGTGAACTACGGGAGCTCCTACAAGATGAAGACAAAATGAATCAGATCGTGCGACTCAGTGAAAAG TTCCAGGAGCAACAGCTGGACAGAGAAACCTTGCTAGCGACCAATCGGAGTCTAGCAGAAGAGACCCTGTCACGTCGCCCTCACCTTCAAAATGGCAAGCTCCAATTGGCTACAAAGTATAAAGAGCTGGCGAAGCTGACCACTGTCTGCCGGGAAAAGCAAAGTCAACTTG AGGCCTTCACAGAGAGACACAGCCCTCACACCGCTCACAATCTGCTTCAGGAGGAGGTGACGCGGGCGGAGGAACAGTCTGAG GAGCTGCTGGAGCGCTTCATGGAAGGCCACGTGCCCCTGGAGGAATTTCTCGACTCCTTTCAAAGCCACAGGAAGACATACCACATCCGCCGCGCTCAGGCCGAGAAGCTCCAGGAGCTCCGCAGACCCAACAGGAAACAGACGAAACAAGTGGAGGAGCACAGAAGGGAAGAAGAGAAGAAGGAATCTTGCACGAACGGCATCAGCGCTCACGCTCCTCCACGTGTCTTCCAGCTTCGATACGGCCTGACGCCGGCCATTCTGCTACCCCTGTCCTCCACCTCTTCGGTTTTGTCCCCTTTGGACTCACGTTCGGGCCAGTCTCGAGCTTCGGGGCCCGCAGTCTCTCACTCCTGCCCCGGGCAGCCCGTCGGCCTTAGAGTTATCGGACAGTTACCCGGCTGGCCCGTAAGACCGGTCCGATTGCAGCAGCTGTACAGGCCCAGTACGCATCAGCCCGAACCTCCGTGCCGATAG